The DNA sequence ACCATTTGTATTATCAGCTACTCTAGCACGAGGATAGTAAAATTGCGCATCTTGTCCATTTGTAACTTTATAAACGATTGGCCTAAAATTATAACTATAATCAGTTGTAGTCCTAGATAAAGTTCCCATTCCTGTTCCTGGTTCCAGCTGATAGAATTTAGAGCCTCGATCCGCATCAATACTAGATACGATATTGTAGGTCGATTGTCCATCGTCTACACTTGAAGGGTATGACATCCTTGCACCAATAGACATTAGAGTGATCTCTTCTTTTGAGGTATTTTCTTCAGCTGAAGCAACTAGTGATAAAGAAAAAAGTAATACAAAACCAACAATTATTGCAGATATTTTTTTCATTGAAACATCCCCCCTTTTTTTGAAATATTTGGTAATTCTACTAAATTATAAAAAAAAGTTCACAATAAAGTCAATATACTATTTTTTTAGATTATTCATTATATAGTGTTCTGTCTAGTATATAGAACCTTAATTCCTTACCTATACCTACTCAAATAACCAAAATAATTACTTTTGATTACCGCCACTCCAATTTACCACCTACACCATGTCTTTTACCACCGAATGACAAGGATTTTACCGCATATTTGGGCTCCTTTGAAATTTAAGGTTATATATACGAATAGGTAAGGGTTTGAAGTTATCGCTCCCTTTTCCCCTCGTTCACACCGTACATGAGACTTTCACCTCATACGGCGTTCCAACTATTCCAACTCTATTTAACCATCAACACTTTTGATATTTTAGTACCTTTTGTGTCTCAATTCTTCCGTTTTAATAAGTCGGTGCCTCCCGTGGGAGGTAAACCTCTATTAGTCTCACAAGAACCTTATTAACCGATAAAGATTTGCCTTGCATGATTAAATAAATCTTCATTAGTCTAGTGGCTATCCCTCCGTGCGGATTAGACATTTCATTGGTACTGTGCCACCACTTTCACTGATACAAAAATAAGTTATACAATAGCTAATCTCATTATTGCTTTCCTTATTACCGTTTCTTTGGGAGTAAGCCCTCCACGTTATCAGCTTACAACGTTGAATTATATCTATTATAGAATGAACTTAGGTGCTTCCTGTAAGCCTGTTAGCCGTTTATATGCCTGTAACATATCATGGACTTTCATATTAGCGAGTCTTACTCATCCACTGCTAACTTCACAATTTGGTGATATACACATTTCTATGTAGTAAGCGTTTAGACCCGTACATTCAGAAGTTTGTCAGCTTAATCCGTCTTCGTAGATAATTTAGCATTCTCACCATATTCATTCAACTCAAGCATCATGATTTACACCACCCCCGTGGGTAGGCTTTCGCCAGCCGAACTGTTACGGTAAATTCTCACGCCTTTTTGCCGAGCTTATAACACTATCATTCTTACCAATTTTAGTGCTATTCGACTAAGAGAGAGCCCTTCAAGACGTTACTCCATCATTTGGCTCTTCGATATAACCCTTCGAAGGGAATTGTCTACCTTTTACCTGAGTAATGTAACCATTCTCAATTTGGGGTAGAAACATTTCGCACAACTAACGCACCCGTTAGTGAATTATCCCACTAAACTTAATTATCGAATGAGCGAACTAATAAAATACCTGCAAGTACGTTTAAGACAACGTTAATTTCAATACCTAAGACGTAACTTATAAGAAAATTTGGTGCAAAATACTGTAACAAATATGGTGCAGGTAACAAAGTTAATAGAATCAACACAACTACAAAACCAAGAGAAATCCAATTAATTGTTAATTTCTTAGTAGAAATTTTAATTAACCTTTTAGTCTCAATTAAAACACCAAATAGCAAATACAAAATACTCAATAATATTGAATAAATTAAAATCCATTTAATATTGAAGAAGTCCAACATTTCTCGATAAATAGGGAGAATTTGTGCTATTAACAATAAAATAATAATTCCTATTATACTAGTCAAAATTGTTGTTTTTTCACCTAATCACCTCTTTCTCTTATTGTAGTAACCTGCTCGTTTGTAAATAAATTCCATAGAAAAAACCTTTATTCCTTCTTGAATAAACGCTTTCGATAGTTCAATAGCGATAATTATTTTTTTACTTTATGTATGCTATAGGAAATATAGTAACCACATAAAATCAAAGCAAAGTTCCGTAAATAGATATGATTAAATCTACCTAAATCCACTAAACCTTTTAAATAAAAAGTTAATAGGAGTAGAACTATTCCAAGTGGTAAGATGCCAAGCGTAATCATCATTTTAAAGTTAATTTTCCAGCTTCCATCTGCTTTTAACTCTTTAATCAAATGCCCTCCACCAAGAAGAACCCCAAACAAAATTAGTATCGATATTGGCGTTACAATTGATAAAAAATGTAAAAATGGTGTTGTAGGCCAAAATGCGGTATTTTCCCATCCCCAGGATGTTTCGAAAAGCCACGCTGAACTAAGTAGGAAAAAAATCCACATAATGCACTTTAATAGATAATTCAACCTTTATCCCTCCAAATAATAAAGTTGCCTAAAGCATTCGATTTTAGAAATTTTATTCAACTCTTTGCTTCGTTAGTTGAATAAGCCTATCCATAGAATACCATATTTGCGGAATATTCTTATAAATAATTAAAAAAAACCCAATAGCAACCCTTTTAACAGGTGTACAAAAATTATTGTACATCTGCTAAAAGGGTTGCTATTCCTCTGTTAAACCTCTAAAAATTCCATAAAATCTTGATATGTCAATAAAAAAGAGATGCGAATTATCGTGCTAATTCCATCTCTAAAAGGCGCGCATTTTGTATTTCCTCCCTCTCAAGCAACTGGTTACTCAGAAGAACGAACTGATTTTTCTCTTTCTCAAAGAATGGTGTTTTTAAAATAGCTATTAACGACATGATCTATCAAGGTCACGGGCAATTGTCAATAAAGAGTTTTCTATTAAGGACTATGCACATCTCGAACAATTCCGATTAGGTACCACTCATCTTCAAACTCTTCATAGATAAACCGGAGTGCTTGCCACTGATGCCATAATTCTTCTGACGGCGGTGTTGAGTAATATTCAACGTACTTTGCGTCTGGAAAGAAGTCCGGTATCGTATTAATGATCCCCCCACTTTGCACAACTGAGTCATTAAACGTGATTACATCATAGTCAATCTCCTTACTATTTTCTCCGTCCCAACGCATCGAATGGTTTACTAAAAACTTAGAAGTGTAATCATTCACACTGAATTCGAAGGCGTAATCACCCATGTCATAGCCCCAAATATACGTTTCTGTTCCTTCGAGTTGGCCAAGGTTTTCTTTCGTAAAATGGACTTCATCGGAATTAGGACTTCCGACAGCAGCATAAAACGAAAAGAATAGTCCTTTTTCTGGGTGCACCTGATTTGCCAGTGCCGACCAATTAGTTGTGTTTAAGTTTGCAAAGACCGTTTCTGTTTTTGTTAGTAATACAGTTTCAATATCAAAAGGAAGTTCATCAGTACGATCATCACTATATTTTTCTGTCCAAGCCCTTTCCCAGGAAGGATAGTCAATCCCATGAAGTTCTTCTAGTGTTTGGCCATCTAACGAATAGACCCAACCACGCAGTTGTTCCTCAGTCACCGGCCAAGATGTGCCACCGATAACAATACCATCAACAAGTAGTACAGATATTCTCGTTTTGCCCAAAGTGTTTACACCTTGCAGCTGATCTAAACGATGCCCTTGAACAATAAATAATTCGGTATCAATCGTTTTTTTCTAGATATTCATCAGGTCCTCCAGGTTGAACCGACCAATCTTGCTTATAGGGAAGTTCTAGTAATTTGTTTTCGTTAAACGATATGACTCACTACTACCATCATATGAAATAACTTCATATCCTCTTCTTTCTAAAAAGCTCTTCGCATTTTTCACATTCGCGCTTAACTCTAGTTCGTGGTCAACAACTTCTAATTCTTCATTTTCATTTAATAAAGAACCAACCGTATCAAAAATAACTTGCTTCCCACCTAGAAACGATAACCAGACTGAAAAGATTGCAGTTGCAGCTATACTACTCGAAACGATGGAAAGTTTCTTCACATTTTTTTGAAATTTCATTTTCCGTGCTTTTTGAACTAAATTCTTTTTTGTCTCTTGGACGAATTCCATTCGTGGCTCGAAGTCTGGAGAGTTTTTTACTTCTTTAAAAATGTCATCCTCATTTCGCATTTTCAAATCCCTCCTCCATAGTAATTTTTAGTGTTTCTTTTAATTTTTTTAGTGCTCGAAAGTAGTCAACTTTCACCTTTGCTTCAGAACAATTTAAGATCTGAGCAGTTTCGCGAATCGATAGCTCATTAATCCCTCTAAGGATTAGAACTGATCGGTAATTAGGTTTTAACTTTGAAATCGCTCCATGAACGATTTCTTTTTGCTCCTTTGTTTCGAGCGCTTCATCGGGAGAATTCCCCTTAGATAGTAGACCTGTAAAAAAACCATCCTTAAAAATCGAATAAAATTTTTGGCGACGGAAATGATCTACAGCAACGTTTCTAGCGATCGTTAAAATCCATGTTTTTAGCCGGTACTGGTCATTGTACTTCGCAAGAGACTTTAGCACTTGAATAAATACATCTTGGGTCAAATCTTCAGCATCATTACGATTTCCTGTAAAACATATTAAAAAATGATAAACATCTCGATAATACTCATCATATATACGTTCAATCCGTTCTTCGAGTTGACCTGAATTTGCCAAACGAAATCCCCTCCTTGCCGGTTCTTTTTCTTTCGTAAATAATTCGTATAAGAGTCAGAAAAAGTTACAGTTTTTACTATAATTCTATCAGGTTAATAAAGGTGTTGTAATAACAAAAAAAATAACTGAAAGAGTATCGCCTCTTTCAGTTATTTCATCTTGATTTTTAGTGAGTAAAAATTAGAAAGCTAGAAACAAAGTAGATTAGTACAAGTAAGGCTGAAGGAAGCCAATACGCGATTTGTAATCTTGGTAATTTAAACCGAATTAATGAATAAAGAACAATAACACTTAGAATAAACGACGCCAAGGCCGTAATGACATGTACGGTTGAAACAGATGAAAGAATGGTTGCAGGACGGTAAACAGCATCTGCCCCAATTAAAATTAAAATGTTAAATAGGGTTACTTCCTAAAACGGAACCAATAGCTAAATTATAGTTTCGTAGTTGAATAGCAATTAACACAGCCACCGCTTCAGGTAAAGATGTAGAGGCGGCGATTAAAAAACTACCAACAAAACTAGAACCAAGGCCAGTAATATCGGCGATTTTATCCCCAGTTATTGATAAAAGACTACCAGTTACTAAAATAACGACTGCAGCGATTGAAAAGCCGATGATCGCTCGCTTTAATGAATCGCAGATGTCTGTGGTACCCCCTCTTCTTTCTGATCACTCTCTAAACTAGAAGCTTTTTAGAAAGGAAATACATTCCACCAACATAAACGAAAAGTAAAACGATTGCGTCTAGGCCGATCCCGAAAAGTGAGTATGGTAGTTTTAAAGTTAACGCGAGAAAGATAAGGAACATGAGAAGCATACCTAAGTAAACGGTATAAAGGTTGCTTTCAGATGCGCCTTTAAAAATTTGTTTATTTCGGAAGTACAGATCAAAACTTGCAATAATTAATAAATTAAACAAATTACTTCCTAGGACATTTCCAACAGCTAAATCTGGATTATTGATGCCAATAGCCGTTAAACTTGTAGTTACCTCAGGTAATGACGTTGCACCAGCCAGAAAAATGGTACCGATCAGCATTCCACCTAACGAAGTCCTTTCACTTAAAACGTCAGCGTACGTAGAAAGCTTACTGCTGCTAATACTGGTGATTGTTGCCGCTAATAAGAATAGAATAAATACCATGGGTCATGACCTCCTGAAATTGACATAGAAAAAGACCCTTTTATGAAAAAGCTCTTAAAATAAAAGCTCTTTCATAAAAAGGTCTTGCGTACTTTGCAAATCACAAAGCTCAATGAACCGAGTGAATTTCTTCACCGAAATGACGATTCATTAACCAGTTGGTCGCTACTCCCCCCTTTTTGGGCTTATTCTCTTGTTAATATCACTGTAACATAGCTATTAAACTGCGTCAATCATTTCCTAACGATAAGAATTTAGAAGAAAGTTTCATATAACGAAAAGACATAATTCTTCTACTCTCTCTTTTTATTATAGAATTTTTCTAAAAGATTGTTGCTTTTAACTTGAGAAAATAAGCAACACACTTTGCGAGAAAGCCTATTATATTACATTTGTCACTTGTACTCTTTCTTCGGACGAGCGTATACAATGTCTAGGTAGTGTAAACTTAAAAATTTCAATTTTCTGAATAACGTACCCTAGATGAGTGCTTGTAAAGCAATGACCACCATGGCCTGTTTCTAAGTTCACTTTTTTGCCCATAATTATTTTAGGAATTCATTTACTTAGGCTCTTTTCGTAAACATTGTGGCTTTTTTCACTCAAAAATAATTGGGGAAATACCTTAGAGGAAGATATCACCCAATAAATTAAGAAAAGAGCAAAACTTACTTAATTAGTGGTGAATTCTTAGTATTTTGTGTAAAAATCCGGTTTTTGGGATTTTTTTCAAAAGCAACAAACTTTGTTAAAACAGCTTTTATTTAAAAGGAGAGAATAATGCTAACTAATCATTTAGATTTCAGACTTGAACCAAAGTTGCTCGAACTGTATGAAATTCATAAAGAAAGATCTGAAAAAATCGACTGGGGTTACCATGATTACCTCCCTTGGGATAAGGCCCAAGACTTTCGTAGAGTCCCTTGGGATGAAAGCCAGGTTACCCTGCCAAATGGTATCATTACAGCGGTTGAAACAGCGTTGTTAACAGAAGTTAATTTGCCATGGTTTACTTCACATTTAGAACAGACTTTTAAAGGGTCTTTGTCGGTTATTCGTGATTTTGTCCATACCTGGACTGCTGAGGAAGACCAGCATTCGAACCTACTTGAGACATACTTACTAATTACACGGAATGTAGATCCAAAACGCTTACATCAGCTACATAGGGCAAACGGTAGAAATGGGCTGGAGGTCCAGATTATGAAACCCCTTTTGAAACGATGGTCTATACATCATTGCAAGAATTGGCTACTATGGTTTTTTATAATAATGTCGCAAAAGAAGCGAAACTATATGATAAAGACCTAGACGTCTTATTAAAAAGACTTGCAAAGGATGAAAACTCTGCATTACGCCTTTTACCGTGATGTCATTAAGTACCATTTAGAATTAGAGCCTAACTACTGTTATTACTTAGGTAAGGTCATCATGAATTTTCAAATGCCTGGTACTGTTATGCCTGACTTTGAGGATCGCATGTCAATTATCGCTAGGAAGCTAACTATGGTCCACTCGAATATTTTGACCAAGTTTTAGAGGCAATTATTGAGTACTGGCAAATTGAAAAGCTAAGGCCAATCGCTCCAGAAGCAGAGAAAGCAAGATTAGAAATTCTTGAATATCATAGAAGAATGAAAAGGATCAGAGATCGTTTTTATAAAAGAAATGCAAAATAAATATGTGATATATTAGCTGGTCTAGATAAACTCAACAAAAAAGGAGTATGAATTGACTATTCATACTCCTTTTTTGGTTTTTGCTAATGGCTTTTAATCAAATAACTTAGTAGCAAACTTGGAATCGTCATAATCATAGCGAAAACCATCATTTTGTGCTGTTGTTTCACTATCGATTTCTGTTTTCTTCTCTTTTGAGTTTGTAATTTGTTCCTCTTTGTTTTTCTTTGCTTTCTGATTTTTTGGTTGGAATTCCAATATCTATGCCTCCTAACAATTTTGACAAAGTTTGTCTTATTTTTATTAAAAGGTTGCGATTTTATGCAAGAAAAGAATTTCATTATAATTGTTTAAAGGCAGGTAGGTTTGCAATAAAATATGCTATTTATTCGAAATTACTCTTCTTCCCTTTTTTACTACTCATTCCATTTCAGTCTATCGAAAGCATAGCTTAAACTAATTCCAATTACTTCGTCAGAGTTGTGGATAAAAGAGATTACTACGTTATTTACGTGGTCATAATAGCCTATTTCATCATTGGTTTGTCCTCTGTTTTCGAAAGTGAAGTAATCCTCTCCATAAGCCGTTATTACCTCATTTATTGGAACAGCTAGTCTAATTCCTTTTTCAGTTGAAGATGTAGAATTACCTTCAAGGACCGCTATCTGTAATATCTCTTTTGTTACTCTATCAATAGCTACAATAACTTGTTTGTTCCAATATTGATCATAGTTTCTTTTAGGAGCATAGTATTCATTATCTGGGTGGGGCTCAAATTGACCATGATAATTTATAAAATTATTTTCAGTTATTACCATACCTAATTTAATCCCATCAATATTTTCGTTAGATAAGTTAGTCGATCCCACTTCTATTATTGCATCCTCACGAGTGTGGGTTTCACAACCAGTAAAGATGCTGATAAATAAAGAAAAGAGAATGACAGCAATTTTCGTTTGAATTCCAAAATCGTTCGCCATATAAATTTCACCTCAAATAGATAGAATAATAAATGAATTATTAGAATTCAAGGTCTACCCAAACGCGTTAAAGCTTTAAACTGACGGGGGTCAGACCCCCTTTTCGTAAACGCGTTAAAGCTTTAAACCGGTGGGGGTCTGACCCCTTGTTTTGACCCCTTGTTTCACACTTTCTCACTAGAAATCCTTCAAGGCTTTTTTGGCTTTTTTTCGTGAGAGATTATAGGATTGCCAAGAACTATCTTGTTCCAAAATTTGTTCTCTTTTTTTAGATAACATTGTCTTCAAGCCAAATATCTCTGGATTTTCTTGATACAACTCGACTAATGGCGGAATTGCTGAATAGGATAATTCGCCTAAGTAATCGATATCGATTTTCTTTGTTGCCTCATAGCGTGCTATATTCGTAGAAACAATCAACTGGTCGATGCCAACCATGTTTAAACCTACGTAATAAATCACTGCAGCAATCAAATAGAACCGTGCAAGTGGTACAACGATTTACCCATACTTTTACTAGTGTAAAAGAAAAAATAACAACAAGAAAATCATGAAGGAAATGCGCCAAAAACTCGTAAATGTAGTTATCCCATAGGTCCTGTTCATACATCATTAACCTTAAGAAAGCCGAAGATAGCAACACACTACTAAATAGTATTAGTATGTTAACAAAACCTTAATTGTTTTCGATTGTTGATTTTTCACATAGGTAACTGTCCTATTAAA is a window from the Anaerobacillus sp. CMMVII genome containing:
- a CDS encoding DUF4173 domain-containing protein, whose translation is MVVPLARFYLIAAVIYYVGLNMVGIDQLIVSTNIARYEATKKIDIDYLGELSYSAIPPLVELYQENPEIFGLKTMLSKKREQILEQDSSWQSYNLSRKKAKKALKDF
- a CDS encoding RNA polymerase sigma factor, giving the protein MANSGQLEERIERIYDEYYRDVYHFLICFTGNRNDAEDLTQDVFIQVLKSLAKYNDQYRLKTWILTIARNVAVDHFRRQKFYSIFKDGFFTGLLSKGNSPDEALETKEQKEIVHGAISKLKPNYRSVLILRGINELSIRETAQILNCSEAKVKVDYFRALKKLKETLKITMEEGFENAK